One window of the Herbiconiux sp. L3-i23 genome contains the following:
- the pgk gene encoding phosphoglycerate kinase, whose amino-acid sequence MTLRTIDTLGDLEGKRVVVRVDFNVPLKDGEITDDGRIRAALPTIDLLLRKGATVIACSHLGRPDGEPNPKYSLAPVAQRLSELLGAPVTFVETPPADISSVEGDVVLLENLRFDPRETSKDAGERASFASELAALGDVMVSDGFGVVHRKQASVYELAEALPSAAGTLIASELEVLDRLTETPEKPYAVVLGGSKVSDKLGVIDHLLPRVDSLLIGGGMLFTFLAAQGHKVGASLLEADQLDRVREYIARAEELGVDLIVPTDVVVASKFAADAEHEVRPADDIEGGAFGAAGIGLDIGPETSARFAEVVAASRTVFWNGPMGVFEFDAFAAGTKAVAQALTEVDGLSVVGGGDSAAAVRALGFDDDRFGHISTGGGASLEFLEGKKLPGLEVLGWQGK is encoded by the coding sequence ATGACCCTCCGCACGATCGACACCCTCGGAGACCTCGAGGGCAAGCGGGTCGTGGTGCGCGTCGATTTCAACGTCCCCCTGAAGGACGGCGAGATCACCGATGACGGGCGCATCCGCGCCGCGCTGCCCACGATCGACCTGCTGCTCCGGAAGGGCGCCACGGTCATCGCCTGCTCGCACCTCGGCCGCCCCGACGGGGAACCGAACCCGAAGTACAGCCTCGCCCCGGTCGCCCAGCGGCTGAGCGAGCTGCTCGGCGCGCCGGTGACCTTCGTGGAGACGCCCCCGGCGGACATCTCCTCGGTGGAGGGCGACGTCGTCCTGCTCGAGAACCTGCGCTTCGACCCGCGCGAGACGAGCAAGGATGCGGGCGAGCGCGCCTCGTTCGCATCCGAGCTCGCCGCCCTCGGCGACGTCATGGTCTCCGACGGATTCGGGGTCGTGCACCGCAAGCAGGCGAGCGTCTACGAGCTGGCGGAGGCGCTTCCGAGCGCCGCCGGCACCCTGATCGCCTCCGAGCTGGAGGTGCTCGACCGGCTCACCGAGACGCCCGAGAAGCCGTACGCGGTCGTGCTCGGCGGATCGAAGGTCAGCGACAAGCTCGGGGTCATCGACCACCTGCTGCCGCGGGTCGACTCGCTGCTGATCGGTGGCGGGATGCTGTTCACCTTCCTCGCCGCTCAGGGCCACAAGGTCGGCGCGAGCCTCCTCGAGGCCGACCAGCTCGACCGGGTGCGCGAGTACATCGCTCGTGCGGAGGAGCTCGGGGTCGACTTGATCGTCCCGACCGACGTGGTCGTGGCCTCGAAGTTCGCCGCCGACGCCGAGCACGAGGTGCGCCCGGCCGACGACATCGAGGGCGGCGCGTTCGGTGCCGCAGGCATCGGTCTCGACATCGGTCCCGAGACATCCGCCCGGTTCGCCGAGGTCGTCGCCGCGTCGAGAACCGTGTTCTGGAACGGGCCGATGGGCGTGTTCGAGTTCGATGCGTTCGCGGCGGGTACGAAGGCGGTCGCGCAGGCGCTCACCGAGGTCGACGGGCTCTCGGTCGTCGGCGGGGGAGACTCCGCCGCCGCGGTCCGCGCCCTCGGGTTCGACGACGACCGGTTCGGGCACATCTCGACCGGTGGAGGCGCGAGCCTCGAATTCCTCGAAGGCAAGAAGCTCCCCGGACTGGAGGTCCTCGGATGGCAGGGCAAGTGA
- the pgl gene encoding 6-phosphogluconolactonase, which produces MTNERRVLVHADSEALVGSVAARFITKMIDLLDEFDEAHVVLTGGTVGGAILEAVRQSPARDTVDWSRVHLWWGDERFVPAGHPDRNDTQAAGFLDSLTIPAEHIHRLPASDEIPDIDEAAVAYADELRRFAPEGAEHPRFDITFLGVGPDGHIASLFPERDIARATSKTVVPVLNSPKPPPERLSLTLPVINSSDRIWMSLAGADKAPALGLALAGASPNEVPVAGVQGRKRTVFFVDQAAAAQVPENLIASTY; this is translated from the coding sequence GTGACAAACGAACGTCGAGTACTCGTCCACGCCGACAGCGAAGCACTCGTCGGGTCGGTGGCGGCCCGCTTCATCACGAAGATGATCGACCTGCTCGACGAGTTCGACGAGGCGCATGTCGTGCTGACCGGCGGCACCGTCGGCGGGGCCATCCTCGAGGCGGTCCGTCAGTCCCCCGCACGCGACACCGTCGACTGGTCGCGCGTGCACCTGTGGTGGGGTGACGAGCGTTTCGTCCCGGCCGGTCATCCCGACCGGAACGACACCCAGGCCGCCGGCTTCCTCGATTCGCTGACCATCCCGGCGGAGCACATCCACCGGCTGCCGGCGAGCGACGAGATCCCCGACATCGACGAGGCCGCTGTCGCGTACGCCGACGAGCTGCGCCGCTTCGCGCCCGAGGGGGCCGAGCACCCGCGGTTCGACATCACGTTCCTCGGTGTCGGCCCCGACGGACACATCGCGTCGCTGTTCCCCGAGCGGGACATCGCCCGTGCCACCAGCAAGACTGTGGTGCCGGTGCTCAACTCGCCGAAGCCGCCGCCCGAGCGTCTCAGCCTGACGCTGCCGGTGATCAACTCGTCCGACCGCATCTGGATGTCGCTCGCCGGCGCAGACAAGGCGCCGGCCCTCGGCCTCGCCCTGGCGGGCGCGTCGCCGAACGAGGTGCCGGTCGCGGGTGTGCAGGGACGCAAGCGCACCGTGTTCTTCGTCGACCAGGCGGCCGCCGCCCAGGTCCCCGAGAACCTCATCGCCTCCACGTACTGA
- the tpiA gene encoding triose-phosphate isomerase, producing MAGQVNRVPLIAGNWKMNLDHLQAIAFVQKLAWTLKDAGHDYGETEVALFPPFTDLRSVQTLVAADKYQLAYGGQDLSAHDSGAYTGEISGAFLSSLDAKYVIIGHSERRSYHGETDEIVAAKVQAALRHGLVPVICVGETAEDLEAHGPSAVPVAQLRVALEGVPADADIVVAYEPVWAIGSGQAATPEQAQQVAGAIRALLAEILSAETAAATRILYGGSVKSGNIAGFLREQDVDGALVGGASLDLAEFSSIVRFKKHVGA from the coding sequence ATGGCAGGGCAAGTGAACCGAGTCCCGCTCATCGCGGGCAACTGGAAGATGAACCTCGATCACCTGCAGGCGATCGCGTTCGTGCAGAAGCTCGCGTGGACTCTGAAGGACGCCGGACACGACTACGGCGAGACCGAGGTCGCACTCTTCCCGCCGTTCACCGACCTCCGGTCGGTGCAGACCCTCGTCGCCGCGGACAAGTACCAGCTCGCCTACGGCGGGCAGGACCTGTCGGCCCACGACTCGGGCGCGTACACCGGTGAGATCTCAGGAGCGTTCCTGTCGTCGCTCGACGCGAAGTACGTGATCATCGGTCACTCCGAGCGTCGCAGCTACCACGGCGAGACCGACGAGATCGTCGCCGCCAAGGTGCAGGCCGCCCTGCGGCATGGGCTCGTCCCGGTGATCTGCGTCGGCGAGACGGCCGAAGACCTCGAAGCGCACGGCCCGAGCGCGGTGCCCGTCGCCCAGCTGCGGGTCGCACTCGAGGGCGTCCCCGCGGACGCTGACATCGTCGTCGCCTACGAGCCGGTCTGGGCGATCGGCTCCGGTCAGGCCGCGACACCCGAGCAGGCGCAACAGGTGGCCGGAGCGATCCGCGCCCTCCTCGCCGAGATCCTGTCCGCCGAGACGGCCGCCGCGACCCGCATCCTCTACGGCGGATCGGTGAAGTCCGGCAACATCGCCGGCTTCCTGCGCGAGCAGGACGTCGACGGGGCGCTCGTCGGCGGGGCGAGCCTCGATCTCGCCGAGTTCTCGAGCATCGTCCGGTTCAAGAAGCACGTCGGAGCGTAA
- a CDS encoding glucose-6-phosphate isomerase — translation MSIRIEAGGAAERAIKAVVPQLVGDRVASGITAQDPDLWGNAAIDEASKRLGWTEAVSVSRPLVDDILALRTTLLGRGVDHVVLAGMGGSSLAPEVITRTAGVELTVLDSTAPGQVLSALDDRLERTVLVVSSKSGSTVETDSQRRAYEKAFTDAGIDPAERIVVVTDPGSPLETSAREAGYRVFNADPNVGGRFSALTAFGLVPSGLAGADISELLEEAEAELVYLASDQPDNPGLLLGAAIAGTQPLKDKLGIVADGTHIVGFADWAEQLIAESTGKDGKGLLPVVLDPDSPEVTEGLADVQIIRLVGEATRLRHERELARGEIVMSGTLGSALLVWEYAVAVAGRLLGINPFDQPDVESAKEAARGLLDARPEATPPAFVDGGIEVRGDSALVDGVSTVAGAVERLLAEVGPTGYLSIQAYVDRVAEPQLADLRDLLAARVQRPVTFGWGPRFLHSTGQFHKGGPAVGAFLQITADADEDLAIPGRAFTFGELIAAQAAGDAAVLAEHGRPVLRLTLTSDAATAALLDQFVS, via the coding sequence TTGAGCATTCGGATCGAAGCCGGCGGCGCTGCGGAACGGGCCATCAAGGCCGTCGTTCCGCAGCTCGTCGGCGACCGGGTGGCGTCCGGCATCACCGCCCAGGACCCCGACCTGTGGGGGAACGCGGCGATCGACGAGGCGTCGAAGCGGCTCGGCTGGACCGAGGCCGTGTCGGTGTCGCGTCCGCTCGTCGACGACATCCTCGCGCTGCGCACGACCCTGCTCGGTCGCGGTGTCGATCACGTGGTCCTCGCGGGGATGGGCGGATCGTCGCTCGCTCCCGAGGTGATCACCCGCACCGCGGGTGTCGAGCTCACCGTGCTCGACTCGACCGCTCCTGGTCAGGTTCTCTCCGCCCTCGACGACCGTCTCGAGCGCACCGTGCTCGTCGTGTCGTCGAAGTCGGGCTCGACCGTCGAGACCGACAGCCAGCGCCGCGCCTACGAGAAGGCGTTCACCGACGCCGGCATCGACCCGGCCGAGCGCATCGTGGTCGTGACCGATCCCGGTTCGCCGCTCGAGACCTCGGCTCGTGAGGCCGGCTATCGCGTCTTCAACGCCGACCCGAACGTGGGTGGCCGGTTCTCGGCTCTCACCGCGTTCGGACTCGTGCCGTCGGGCCTCGCGGGAGCGGACATCTCCGAACTGCTCGAGGAGGCCGAGGCGGAACTCGTCTACCTGGCCTCCGACCAGCCCGACAACCCCGGGCTGCTGCTCGGGGCGGCCATCGCCGGCACCCAGCCGCTCAAGGACAAACTGGGCATCGTCGCGGACGGCACGCACATCGTCGGTTTCGCCGATTGGGCCGAACAGCTGATCGCCGAGTCGACGGGCAAGGACGGCAAGGGGCTGCTCCCCGTCGTGCTCGACCCCGATTCCCCCGAGGTGACGGAGGGGCTCGCCGACGTGCAGATCATCCGCCTCGTGGGTGAGGCGACCCGTCTGCGCCACGAGCGCGAACTCGCCCGCGGCGAGATCGTCATGAGCGGCACGCTGGGCTCCGCGCTGCTGGTGTGGGAGTACGCCGTCGCCGTCGCAGGCCGACTGCTCGGCATCAACCCGTTCGATCAGCCCGACGTCGAGTCGGCCAAGGAGGCGGCGCGCGGACTGCTCGACGCCCGTCCCGAGGCCACTCCCCCGGCATTCGTCGACGGAGGCATCGAGGTCCGCGGCGATTCGGCCCTCGTCGACGGGGTCTCGACCGTCGCCGGTGCGGTCGAGCGGCTGCTCGCCGAGGTCGGACCGACCGGGTACCTGTCCATCCAGGCGTACGTCGACCGTGTAGCGGAGCCGCAGCTCGCGGACCTCCGCGACCTGCTCGCCGCTCGGGTGCAGCGTCCGGTGACCTTCGGGTGGGGGCCCCGGTTCCTGCACTCCACGGGGCAGTTCCACAAGGGCGGCCCGGCCGTCGGAGCCTTCCTGCAGATCACGGCCGACGCGGACGAGGATCTCGCGATCCCCGGCCGCGCGTTCACCTTCGGCGAGCTCATCGCGGCGCAGGCCGCCGGTGACGCCGCCGTCCTCGCGGAACACGGTCGCCCCGTGCTCCGACTCACCCTCACCTCGGATGCGGCAACGGCGGCGCTCCTCGACCAGTTCGTGTCCTGA
- the secG gene encoding preprotein translocase subunit SecG: protein MEILQVVLQVLLGITSLLLTMLILLHRGRGGGLSDMFGGGVTSNLGASGVAERNLNRITVILGLVWVACIVVLGLITRFDSGV, encoded by the coding sequence GTGGAGATCCTCCAGGTTGTGCTGCAGGTGCTGCTCGGCATCACCAGCCTGCTGCTGACCATGCTCATCCTGCTGCACCGCGGACGCGGCGGCGGGCTGTCCGACATGTTCGGCGGCGGCGTGACATCCAACCTCGGTGCCTCCGGCGTGGCCGAACGCAACCTGAACCGCATCACGGTGATCCTCGGCCTGGTGTGGGTGGCGTGCATCGTCGTCCTCGGTCTGATCACCCGGTTCGACTCCGGGGTCTGA
- the zwf gene encoding glucose-6-phosphate dehydrogenase: protein MPVEIKPGSNPLRLPSDRRLNRIAGPSALVIFGVTGDLSRKKLMPAVYDLANRGLLPPGFALVGFARRDWEDQDFEQVVYEAVKQYARTPFDEDVWKQLAQGIRFVSGTFDDDAAFEELKSTIEALDRERGTMGNHAFYLSIPPKSFPIVTEQLRRSGLAEQKDGTWRRVVIEKPFGSDLKTARELNAVVESVFPADSVFRIDHYLGKETVQNILALRFANQLYEPIWNANYVDHVQITMAEDIGVGGRAGYYDGIGAARDVIQNHLLQLLALTAMEEPVSFDARDLRAEKEKVLSAVRLPDDLALSTARGQYSGGWQGGEKVSGFLDEEGMNPESLTETYAAMRLDIATRRWSGVPFYLRAGKRLGRRVTEIAVMFKRAPQYLFEESQTATLGQNALVIRVQPDEGVTIRFGSKVPGAGMQVRDVTMDFGYGHAFTEASPEAYERLILDVLLGDPPLFPRHEEVELSWKILDPIEEFWATQGQPEQYRPGTWGPSSADALMARDGRVWRRP, encoded by the coding sequence TTGCCGGTAGAAATCAAGCCGGGATCCAATCCGCTCCGCCTGCCCTCCGACAGGCGCCTCAACCGCATCGCGGGCCCCAGCGCCCTCGTGATCTTCGGTGTGACGGGAGACCTGTCGCGCAAGAAGCTCATGCCCGCGGTGTACGACCTCGCCAACCGTGGACTGCTGCCGCCCGGGTTCGCCCTCGTCGGCTTCGCCCGCCGCGACTGGGAGGACCAGGACTTCGAGCAGGTGGTGTACGAGGCGGTCAAGCAGTACGCCCGCACGCCCTTCGACGAGGACGTCTGGAAGCAGCTCGCCCAGGGCATCCGCTTCGTGTCGGGCACCTTCGACGACGACGCCGCGTTCGAGGAGCTGAAGTCCACGATCGAGGCGCTCGACCGTGAGCGCGGCACGATGGGCAACCACGCGTTCTACCTGTCGATCCCGCCCAAGTCCTTCCCTATCGTGACCGAGCAGCTGCGTCGCTCGGGCCTCGCCGAGCAGAAGGACGGCACCTGGCGTCGCGTCGTCATCGAGAAGCCCTTCGGCAGCGACCTGAAGACCGCCCGCGAGCTCAACGCGGTCGTCGAGTCCGTCTTCCCCGCCGATTCGGTCTTCCGCATCGACCACTACCTCGGCAAGGAGACCGTCCAGAACATCCTGGCCCTCCGCTTCGCGAACCAGCTCTACGAGCCCATCTGGAACGCCAACTACGTCGACCACGTGCAGATCACGATGGCCGAGGACATCGGCGTCGGCGGGCGTGCTGGCTACTACGACGGGATCGGCGCCGCCCGCGACGTCATCCAGAACCACCTGCTGCAGCTGCTCGCTCTCACCGCCATGGAGGAGCCCGTCTCGTTCGACGCGCGCGACCTGCGCGCCGAGAAGGAGAAGGTGCTCTCGGCGGTGCGTCTTCCCGACGACCTCGCGCTGTCGACGGCCCGCGGCCAGTACTCCGGCGGCTGGCAGGGCGGCGAGAAGGTCAGCGGCTTCCTCGACGAGGAGGGAATGAACCCCGAATCGCTGACCGAGACGTACGCGGCCATGCGACTCGACATCGCCACCCGCCGCTGGTCCGGGGTGCCGTTCTACCTGCGCGCCGGCAAGCGTCTCGGACGACGGGTCACCGAGATCGCCGTCATGTTCAAGCGGGCGCCGCAGTACCTGTTCGAGGAGAGCCAGACGGCGACCCTCGGACAGAACGCGCTCGTCATCCGCGTGCAGCCCGACGAGGGCGTCACGATCCGGTTCGGATCGAAGGTGCCGGGCGCCGGGATGCAGGTGCGCGACGTCACGATGGACTTCGGCTACGGCCACGCGTTCACCGAGGCGAGCCCCGAGGCGTACGAGCGCCTGATCCTCGACGTCCTCCTCGGCGACCCGCCGCTGTTCCCCCGCCACGAGGAGGTTGAGCTCTCCTGGAAGATCCTCGACCCGATCGAGGAGTTCTGGGCGACGCAGGGTCAGCCCGAGCAATACCGCCCCGGTACCTGGGGACCGTCGTCGGCCGATGCGCTGATGGCCCGTGACGGACGAGTCTGGAGGCGCCCGTGA
- a CDS encoding glucose-6-phosphate dehydrogenase assembly protein OpcA, which translates to MIVDLPNTTTAGISKTLVKIREEGGAVALGRVLTLVIDTEFDGVEEAIEAANDASREHPMRVIVVAHAADGIDTDAPARVDAQIRVGGDAGASEVIVLRALGAAATDEESLVTGLLLPDAPVVAWWPGSAPSIASTASIGAIAQRRITDASAQPEPLGYLRHLARTYAPGDTDFAWTRLTLWRAQLAAVLDQPPYEPIIGVEVHGAADSPSTALLAAWLGLQLDVPVAHEVSDRATGSSGIHGVKLVRRSGVIELNRPEGNVATLTQPNQPVHDISLPRRSLRDCLAEELRRLDPDDLYGKVLRVGLARLHGPMDEAIESPSSSPVGSEA; encoded by the coding sequence GTGATCGTCGATCTGCCCAACACCACCACCGCCGGGATCTCCAAGACCCTGGTGAAGATCCGCGAAGAGGGTGGCGCCGTCGCGCTCGGCCGCGTCCTCACCCTCGTGATCGACACCGAGTTCGACGGTGTCGAGGAGGCCATCGAGGCTGCGAACGACGCGTCTCGCGAGCACCCGATGCGCGTCATCGTGGTCGCCCATGCGGCCGACGGCATCGACACCGATGCGCCGGCCCGAGTCGACGCCCAGATCCGCGTCGGCGGCGACGCGGGAGCGAGCGAGGTCATCGTCCTTCGTGCCCTCGGCGCTGCCGCCACCGATGAGGAGAGCCTCGTCACGGGTCTGCTGCTCCCCGACGCGCCGGTCGTCGCCTGGTGGCCGGGCAGCGCGCCGAGCATCGCCTCGACGGCATCGATCGGCGCGATCGCCCAGCGGCGCATCACCGACGCGTCCGCGCAGCCCGAGCCACTCGGCTACCTGCGCCACCTCGCCCGCACCTACGCGCCCGGCGACACCGACTTCGCGTGGACCCGCCTCACCCTGTGGCGCGCCCAGCTCGCCGCCGTGCTCGACCAGCCGCCCTACGAGCCGATCATCGGCGTCGAGGTCCACGGCGCCGCCGACTCCCCGTCGACCGCCCTGCTCGCCGCGTGGCTCGGGCTGCAGCTCGATGTGCCCGTCGCGCACGAAGTGTCCGACCGGGCGACCGGGTCGAGCGGTATCCACGGCGTCAAGCTGGTCCGTCGCTCCGGCGTCATCGAACTGAACCGGCCCGAGGGCAACGTGGCGACGCTGACCCAGCCGAATCAGCCGGTGCACGACATCTCACTCCCCCGCCGCAGCCTCCGCGACTGCCTGGCCGAGGAGCTGCGCCGTCTCGACCCCGACGACCTGTACGGCAAGGTGCTCCGCGTGGGGCTCGCCCGCCTGCACGGGCCCATGGACGAGGCGATCGAGTCTCCCAGCTCCAGCCCGGTAGGCTCTGAGGCGTGA
- a CDS encoding RNA polymerase-binding protein RbpA, which yields MASGGSAIRGSRVGAGPMGEQDHGFHADRVAVSYWDALGNETVRYFAANVPDEEIPQTIDSPSSGLPAGRDKDNPPAVGKTEPYKTHLAYVKERRTEEEAEQLLDEALTALRVRRGKIQA from the coding sequence ATGGCTTCAGGTGGTAGCGCCATCCGTGGATCCCGCGTCGGCGCGGGCCCCATGGGCGAGCAGGATCACGGCTTCCACGCCGACCGCGTCGCGGTCTCCTACTGGGACGCTCTCGGCAACGAGACCGTCCGGTACTTCGCGGCGAACGTGCCCGACGAGGAGATCCCGCAGACGATCGACTCCCCGTCGAGCGGCCTCCCCGCCGGCCGCGACAAGGACAACCCTCCGGCTGTCGGCAAGACAGAGCCGTACAAGACCCATCTCGCCTACGTGAAGGAACGTCGCACCGAAGAGGAAGCAGAGCAGCTCCTCGACGAGGCGCTCACCGCCCTCCGCGTCCGCCGCGGGAAGATTCAGGCGTAG